A single window of Marinobacter sp. LA51 DNA harbors:
- a CDS encoding nucleotide sugar dehydrogenase — MRVSIFGLGYVGAVCAASLARRGHDVIGVDVSPVKIDLINSGRSPIVEPGLEELLADGVRSERIRGVTDGAGAVLESDLSMICVGTPSKPNGDLGLTFVEKVAQDIGEALRTKSSWHLVVVRSTVLPGTVRDVVIPVLEKASGKRAGEDFGVCVNPEFLRESTAIKDYDQPPMTVIGELDERSGDLLAELYGDLDAPLIRKPIEVAEMIKYTCNVWHATKVSFANEIGNIAKSMGVDGRDVMDVMCVDNKLNISRYYMRPGFAFGGSCLPKDVRALTYRANQMDVRNPLLSSIMNSNSEQVANAFNIVTGYGARKISMLGLSFKSDTDDLRESPLVELAEQLIGKGYDLKIFDRNVDYARTHGANREYINQKIPHLSNLMDSDLRGVIEHGEVIVLGNNDELFETVIADVPEGKRVVDLVGFMKTTTNEVLEGICW, encoded by the coding sequence ATGCGAGTAAGCATATTTGGTTTGGGATACGTGGGAGCCGTTTGTGCAGCCAGCCTGGCGCGCCGCGGTCATGACGTAATTGGGGTAGATGTATCGCCGGTGAAGATCGATCTGATCAACAGCGGTCGTTCACCCATTGTGGAGCCAGGGCTGGAAGAGCTGCTGGCGGACGGTGTTCGCTCAGAGCGCATTCGGGGCGTGACCGATGGCGCTGGTGCTGTGCTGGAGTCGGATCTCTCGATGATTTGCGTCGGCACACCCAGCAAGCCTAATGGCGATCTGGGACTGACCTTTGTTGAGAAGGTTGCACAGGATATCGGCGAGGCCCTGCGTACCAAGTCTTCATGGCACCTGGTGGTGGTGCGCAGCACAGTGCTGCCGGGAACCGTTCGTGATGTGGTTATTCCCGTGCTGGAAAAGGCATCGGGCAAGCGAGCCGGCGAAGATTTCGGTGTTTGTGTAAACCCGGAATTCCTGCGCGAGAGCACCGCGATCAAGGATTACGATCAGCCTCCGATGACGGTCATTGGCGAACTGGACGAACGGTCTGGTGATCTACTGGCGGAGCTGTATGGCGATCTGGACGCGCCGCTGATTCGCAAGCCGATCGAAGTGGCGGAAATGATCAAGTACACCTGCAACGTCTGGCACGCCACCAAGGTGAGCTTCGCCAACGAGATTGGCAACATCGCCAAGTCCATGGGTGTGGATGGCCGTGATGTTATGGACGTGATGTGCGTCGATAACAAGCTGAATATCTCCCGTTACTACATGCGCCCGGGTTTTGCCTTTGGTGGCTCCTGCCTGCCGAAAGACGTGCGCGCGCTGACCTACCGCGCCAATCAGATGGACGTTCGTAACCCGTTGCTCAGCTCCATCATGAACAGCAACAGCGAGCAGGTGGCCAACGCCTTCAACATCGTGACCGGTTATGGCGCCCGCAAGATCAGCATGCTGGGGCTCAGCTTCAAATCCGATACCGATGACCTGCGAGAAAGCCCGTTGGTGGAACTGGCCGAACAGCTGATCGGCAAGGGTTACGACCTCAAGATCTTCGACCGAAACGTCGACTACGCCCGTACCCACGGCGCCAACCGGGAATACATCAACCAGAAGATCCCCCATCTCTCCAACCTGATGGACAGTGATTTGCGCGGTGTCATCGAACACGGCGAGGTGATCGTGTTGGGCAACAACGACGAGCTGTTTGAAACCGTCATTGCCGATGTCCCCGAGGGCAAGCGGGTTGTCGATCTGGTCGGTTTCATGAAGACCACCACCAATGAGGTGCTCGAGGGCATCTGCTGGTAA
- a CDS encoding glycosyltransferase family 2 protein, with protein sequence MTDNVFSRTGGWLLYVAILGALAVSLPREFIVPGGAQFILLIGGIGLWRYSVGIIHFVRGMYFLHVAYPRLRAKARKLGEEAAPSHVYLMVTSFRIDAETTAKVYASIIREAVECGWPTTVVASIVELSDEMLMRAIWRRLDPPERVQLRLVRIPGTGKRDGLAYGFRAISRDVPDDDAVVAVVDGDTVLNPGVVRGTAPYFRLMPNVGALTTNEFCEVHGSYLMSEWHKLRFAQRHINMCSMGLARRVLTLTGRMSVFRASVITRPEFIGDVEYDSLKHWRLGQFRFLTGDDKSSWFSMMRLGYDTFYVPDASIHTVEHPPDPSFIRSARQLMFRWYGNSLRQNTRATKLGPRRLGWFTWYVLWDQRISMWTSILGLTAAIIASIKYSGIILVAYLLWIGLTRLVLTALLMATGHPVGPAYPVILYFNQIFGSLMKIYVFFRLDRQSWTRQKTNNSGDSASFQQKLNRWSSRVMTFSAVSVFLATVMFIV encoded by the coding sequence ATGACGGATAACGTTTTCTCTCGCACAGGAGGCTGGCTGCTGTATGTGGCCATTCTCGGTGCCCTGGCGGTCAGTCTGCCGCGGGAGTTTATCGTGCCGGGCGGAGCTCAATTCATCCTGCTGATCGGCGGGATCGGGCTCTGGCGCTATTCCGTGGGCATCATTCACTTCGTTCGGGGTATGTACTTCCTGCACGTTGCCTACCCACGGCTACGGGCCAAGGCCAGAAAACTGGGCGAAGAGGCGGCCCCGTCCCATGTCTATCTGATGGTCACCAGTTTTCGCATTGATGCGGAAACCACCGCCAAGGTCTATGCCTCGATCATTCGCGAGGCCGTCGAGTGCGGCTGGCCCACCACCGTGGTGGCGTCAATCGTAGAGCTGTCGGACGAGATGCTGATGCGGGCGATCTGGCGTCGGCTCGATCCGCCCGAACGGGTCCAGCTGCGACTGGTGCGGATTCCGGGTACTGGCAAGCGTGATGGCCTGGCCTATGGCTTCCGGGCCATATCCCGGGACGTGCCCGATGACGACGCCGTGGTGGCGGTCGTTGATGGTGACACGGTGTTGAACCCCGGCGTGGTCCGGGGCACGGCGCCGTACTTCCGGCTGATGCCGAATGTGGGCGCGCTGACCACCAACGAGTTCTGCGAGGTGCACGGCAGTTACCTGATGTCGGAGTGGCACAAGCTCCGGTTTGCCCAGCGCCACATCAACATGTGCTCGATGGGTCTGGCCCGCCGGGTACTGACCCTGACCGGACGGATGTCGGTGTTCCGCGCCAGTGTGATCACCCGTCCTGAGTTCATTGGCGACGTGGAATACGACTCGCTCAAGCACTGGCGTCTGGGCCAATTCCGGTTCCTGACCGGTGACGATAAATCCAGCTGGTTCAGCATGATGCGTCTGGGTTATGACACCTTTTACGTGCCTGATGCGTCGATCCACACCGTCGAACACCCGCCGGATCCGAGCTTTATCCGCTCCGCCCGGCAGCTGATGTTCCGCTGGTATGGCAACTCGCTGCGGCAGAACACCCGGGCCACCAAACTGGGCCCTCGTCGGCTGGGTTGGTTCACCTGGTACGTACTCTGGGATCAGCGCATTTCCATGTGGACCAGCATCCTCGGTCTCACGGCCGCCATCATCGCGTCGATCAAGTACTCCGGGATCATTCTGGTGGCCTATCTGCTCTGGATCGGTCTGACCCGCCTGGTGTTGACCGCCTTGCTGATGGCCACGGGTCATCCGGTCGGGCCGGCTTACCCGGTCATCCTCTATTTCAACCAGATCTTCGGGTCACTGATGAAGATCTACGTGTTCTTCCGGCTCGATCGGCAGTCCTGGACCCGTCAGAAAACCAACAACAGCGGCGATTCCGCCTCGTTTCAGCAAAAGCTGAACCGCTGGTCATCGCGGGTCATGACCTTCTCCGCGGTCAGTGTGTTTCTGGCGACCGTCATGTTCATCGTCTGA
- a CDS encoding PilZ domain-containing protein yields the protein MNTAAIAPQFVHESEAQRQFARVRMPAKLFVKLDGTTVKFPIEDMSAGGFGIKLGNEGLRRGQVYNGRLVFRIDGFDLAVDVEFVPRNFTGNDGRCGCEFQNLGANEVSVLRYLITSFLSGELVSAGDVLNTLSRENFTKARKGKGSQALGFFASARAMVVSLVMMTVGLIAVAFIGYQLWQIYFVTTAESAMVASENVPVRLPKDAKVTTLVEAGDQVEAGQAIASFDAPMLSYVNDLVGNGNYTVEQIEELLGQSVRGTLTSPCDCKVLNMLPAKDQYMSKGEKLAVLAPTDASAHVIARFNFEDGGDLEEGQAVTLRMSGGDTQTGRIESLFVDSETPNQPGNAINALIQADEALPMQSVGRPIGVTVDVFQMAAVDGLIDRVAEQ from the coding sequence ATGAATACGGCAGCGATAGCACCGCAGTTTGTCCACGAATCCGAGGCTCAGCGACAGTTTGCCCGGGTTCGCATGCCGGCCAAGCTGTTCGTCAAGCTCGACGGCACCACGGTGAAATTTCCCATCGAGGATATGTCCGCCGGCGGCTTCGGCATCAAGCTCGGCAACGAAGGCCTGCGTCGCGGGCAGGTTTATAACGGGCGCCTGGTGTTCCGAATTGACGGCTTTGACCTGGCCGTGGATGTGGAATTCGTGCCCAGGAACTTTACCGGTAACGATGGCCGCTGTGGCTGTGAGTTCCAGAATCTGGGCGCCAATGAAGTCTCGGTTCTGCGCTACCTGATCACCTCGTTCCTGAGCGGCGAGCTGGTTTCCGCCGGTGACGTGCTTAACACCCTGTCCCGTGAAAACTTCACTAAGGCCCGTAAGGGCAAGGGCAGCCAGGCGCTGGGTTTCTTTGCCAGTGCCCGGGCCATGGTGGTCAGCCTGGTGATGATGACGGTGGGGCTGATTGCAGTGGCTTTTATCGGCTACCAGCTCTGGCAGATCTACTTCGTGACCACCGCGGAATCGGCCATGGTGGCGTCTGAAAACGTGCCGGTCCGGCTCCCGAAAGACGCCAAGGTGACCACTCTGGTGGAAGCCGGGGACCAGGTTGAGGCCGGCCAGGCCATCGCCTCCTTTGATGCGCCCATGCTGTCCTACGTAAATGACCTGGTGGGCAATGGCAATTACACCGTCGAGCAGATTGAGGAACTGTTGGGCCAGAGTGTGCGCGGCACCCTGACCAGCCCCTGTGACTGCAAGGTGCTGAACATGCTGCCGGCCAAAGACCAGTACATGAGCAAAGGTGAAAAGTTGGCCGTATTGGCGCCCACCGATGCCTCGGCGCACGTGATTGCCCGCTTCAACTTCGAAGATGGCGGAGACCTTGAAGAAGGGCAAGCGGTCACTCTTCGCATGTCGGGTGGCGACACCCAGACCGGCCGGATCGAGTCGTTGTTTGTAGATTCGGAAACGCCGAATCAGCCGGGTAACGCCATCAATGCGTTGATCCAGGCTGACGAAGCCTTGCCGATGCAATCGGTCGGCCGGCCCATTGGTGTCACCGTGGACGTGTTCCAGATGGCAGCCGTTGACGGTCTGATTGACCGCGTTGCCGAACAGTGA
- a CDS encoding tetratricopeptide repeat protein, which yields MARKLGALSLLLIGLAGCSSVPDIERAEKAAAAGNVEAARAQLEELAHFGIVDAQVELGDLYAEEDTQTGLKKSLHWYRKASEQGSDRAWIRLGKMLAREGETPKQRAQGEHYLKKALAEGDDSALMPLVELYLAYPKEFPQANPRTWIERARSVGDPAGDLALARYYLMKGQLSARGGEIVSLCAPIAQSHPECLMILGQVYLDQDRTEAFQVLVEEAKQDWRDGNIADRDLYLFARWMSEDDLPNKQVAIADDLYQMLTPGYVPAMTARARLIMDNTYLADSEEVVKLLEASRAEGDLKASLVLARVYERGSLVPLDPEKAVQYAMEARDQYPSADYLLGRIYKRGYLGEAEPEKARDYLLQAARRGFPKADYLLAEMFWEGRGIAVNKQYAWAFALLALEGGVERGKDLLLEMVPEMPRVLEKNAEAIANRELAARRQLVAGQKEQAQMNESQGS from the coding sequence ATGGCTCGGAAGCTTGGAGCGCTCAGCCTGCTGCTGATTGGCCTGGCCGGTTGCAGCAGCGTGCCGGATATCGAACGGGCTGAAAAGGCCGCTGCCGCCGGCAATGTTGAGGCGGCGCGGGCGCAGCTTGAGGAGTTGGCCCATTTCGGGATCGTTGATGCCCAGGTCGAGCTGGGTGACTTGTATGCCGAGGAGGACACCCAGACTGGCCTGAAAAAGTCACTGCACTGGTATCGCAAGGCCTCGGAACAGGGCAGCGACCGGGCCTGGATTCGGCTGGGCAAGATGCTTGCCCGTGAAGGCGAGACCCCAAAGCAGCGGGCGCAAGGTGAGCATTACCTCAAGAAAGCTCTGGCCGAAGGCGACGATAGCGCCCTGATGCCATTGGTAGAACTGTACCTGGCGTATCCGAAGGAATTCCCGCAGGCGAATCCCCGCACCTGGATTGAGCGGGCCCGTTCTGTTGGCGATCCGGCGGGAGATCTGGCCCTGGCGCGTTACTACCTGATGAAAGGCCAGTTGAGCGCCCGGGGTGGTGAAATCGTGTCCCTGTGTGCCCCCATCGCCCAGAGCCATCCCGAATGTCTGATGATCCTGGGCCAGGTCTATCTCGACCAGGACCGCACTGAAGCGTTTCAGGTGCTCGTCGAGGAAGCCAAGCAAGACTGGCGCGACGGGAATATTGCCGATCGGGATCTTTATCTTTTTGCCCGCTGGATGTCTGAAGACGATCTGCCGAACAAGCAGGTGGCCATTGCGGACGATCTCTACCAGATGCTGACACCGGGCTATGTCCCGGCCATGACCGCGCGTGCGCGGCTGATTATGGACAACACCTACCTGGCAGATTCCGAGGAAGTAGTGAAGTTGCTGGAGGCTTCACGTGCGGAGGGTGACCTGAAAGCGTCGCTGGTGCTGGCCCGGGTGTACGAGCGAGGCAGCCTGGTGCCGCTGGATCCGGAGAAGGCCGTGCAGTACGCCATGGAAGCCCGCGACCAATACCCATCGGCCGATTATCTGCTGGGCCGAATCTATAAGCGCGGGTATCTCGGTGAAGCCGAGCCCGAAAAGGCCCGGGACTATTTGCTTCAGGCGGCCCGGCGTGGTTTCCCGAAAGCGGACTACCTGCTCGCGGAAATGTTCTGGGAAGGTCGGGGTATCGCGGTGAACAAGCAGTACGCATGGGCTTTTGCGTTGCTGGCCCTGGAAGGCGGTGTTGAGCGTGGCAAGGATCTGCTTCTGGAAATGGTGCCGGAAATGCCGCGCGTCCTGGAGAAAAACGCCGAAGCGATTGCCAATCGCGAACTGGCTGCCCGGCGCCAACTGGTCGCAGGGCAGAAAGAACAAGCGCAAATGAATGAAAGCCAAGGGAGTTAG
- a CDS encoding alginate export family protein, whose protein sequence is MNINETTGLRPMLLVLGCVAAMPAAAQDGSENTDYPRLLDSSTSAKASAISEGDRRLGLGPGDRKSNELSVDVKPEWVWQLSEHWRSKVRLQGFAATGKVDVSDEIGGTETDGFVGLREVWLDYNGLSSYPGASIRFGRERLKENTGTWWDDDITLARWIFDTTLLKTTVGIADKLTEARTDVNEVRKQERDIARLFASTEWQWKKDHYLTLLTTHAERYGDESDLGPDSDSGAPERVTESLTWVGVRADQGYFDWHSRSPVQYLASFGAVAGEDARLTENSGATNGFTREERDVSGWAADLGLRGQLTESPRWVVGAHGAIASGGSSDGESDAFRQTQLESNRSRFTGTRSQVSRFGEAFQPEWSNLKVATVYTAITDRNWWAANLLYHKYWLADASGTVNSDLVEPGFTGASDDLGESVDMVLGYYGAGTEGSWTSFDARLRAGVFFPGQAYGEDADDSRHRVVLDLTKRF, encoded by the coding sequence ATGAACATCAACGAAACGACAGGGCTGCGGCCAATGCTCCTGGTTTTGGGCTGTGTTGCTGCCATGCCGGCCGCCGCTCAGGACGGCTCAGAGAATACCGATTATCCGCGACTGTTGGATTCGTCCACCAGTGCCAAGGCCAGTGCCATCAGTGAGGGCGACCGTCGTCTGGGGCTGGGTCCGGGCGACCGGAAATCCAATGAATTGAGTGTGGATGTAAAGCCGGAATGGGTCTGGCAGTTGTCCGAGCACTGGCGTTCCAAGGTTCGTCTCCAGGGCTTTGCCGCGACCGGCAAGGTGGATGTAAGCGATGAAATCGGCGGCACCGAGACCGACGGTTTTGTCGGCCTTCGTGAAGTTTGGTTGGATTACAACGGCCTGTCCAGCTATCCGGGCGCTTCTATTCGTTTTGGTCGTGAGCGGCTGAAAGAAAATACCGGTACCTGGTGGGATGACGACATCACCCTGGCGCGCTGGATCTTCGACACCACGCTGCTGAAAACCACGGTCGGGATTGCGGACAAGCTGACCGAGGCCCGCACCGACGTGAACGAAGTACGCAAGCAGGAGCGGGATATTGCACGTTTGTTCGCGTCCACCGAGTGGCAGTGGAAGAAAGATCATTACCTGACCCTGCTGACGACCCACGCCGAACGTTATGGCGACGAGAGCGACCTGGGGCCGGACTCTGACAGTGGAGCCCCGGAGCGGGTTACCGAATCTCTGACCTGGGTCGGTGTCCGTGCCGATCAGGGCTACTTCGATTGGCATTCCCGCAGCCCGGTCCAGTACCTGGCTTCGTTTGGCGCCGTGGCAGGCGAAGACGCACGGCTTACCGAAAACTCGGGTGCCACCAATGGCTTTACCCGGGAAGAGCGGGATGTGTCTGGCTGGGCCGCTGATCTGGGTCTGCGTGGCCAGCTGACTGAAAGCCCACGCTGGGTCGTTGGTGCTCACGGGGCGATTGCCTCCGGTGGTAGCTCGGATGGCGAATCTGACGCCTTCCGCCAGACCCAGCTGGAAAGCAACCGCTCGCGGTTTACCGGCACCCGTTCCCAGGTGTCGCGGTTTGGTGAGGCGTTCCAGCCTGAATGGAGCAACTTGAAAGTCGCCACGGTGTACACCGCGATTACTGATCGAAACTGGTGGGCGGCCAACCTGCTGTATCACAAGTACTGGCTGGCTGATGCATCCGGCACCGTGAATTCTGATCTGGTTGAGCCAGGATTTACCGGCGCCAGTGACGATTTGGGGGAGTCGGTAGACATGGTCCTGGGGTACTACGGCGCCGGCACCGAGGGCAGCTGGACATCCTTTGATGCCCGACTGCGCGCCGGCGTGTTCTTTCCGGGCCAGGCCTACGGCGAAGACGCTGACGATTCCCGGCACCGGGTTGTCCTCGATCTGACCAAGCGTTTCTAG
- a CDS encoding right-handed parallel beta-helix repeat-containing protein, protein MRHPRFETSRMGLLALAMAAVAALLPAVADARADLDLAPSQFAPSETAPQYETDDYGIEQVSAEAVTRPDPDLPDVSKYNGEAVEQRLAQRPAEAPNVTVERIAGVSALGDFVDEGRAREWVIRQFSHPQAILVNSGKATLDDVYEQVSDARYMERNDDGSYIIRLPLVVRPGATLEIRDQTLRLSEERGAFIANDSFLFVIDSTIVGWREKSGAPAVFQKKSNFRPFFVGWGGSETFVLGSEFAHLGYNQSKSYGFSIAQYSKYDNARLKRSAPHAWLVDSKFRDIYYGFYCYEAEDVAIVNNVYEDNIVYGIDPHDYSSNLLIAGNDVYGTKEKHGIIISRQVNDSWILDNHSHDNGLSGIVLDRQSRNNVVANNVVHDNQGDGIGLYESPDNLLWGNRLVNNLRNGIRVRNSTDVGVYHNIAALNGTFGVLGQVKDLSATDRDFEEDFYHQAVSMTVVGGKLAANASGPLSTDNPQYIGLYDVDMRFPRSDVGIHFDGVLGRYQTEIFDALLNQQRAVRVQPTATTD, encoded by the coding sequence ATGAGACACCCCCGGTTTGAGACATCAAGGATGGGACTGCTGGCGCTGGCCATGGCTGCTGTGGCGGCCTTGCTGCCAGCAGTCGCTGACGCCCGTGCAGATCTCGACCTTGCACCGTCGCAGTTTGCGCCGTCTGAAACGGCGCCCCAGTACGAGACCGACGACTATGGCATTGAGCAGGTTTCGGCCGAAGCCGTAACCCGGCCGGATCCGGATCTGCCGGACGTGTCGAAGTACAACGGCGAGGCGGTGGAGCAACGTCTGGCACAGCGCCCGGCGGAGGCGCCGAATGTCACCGTTGAGCGGATTGCCGGGGTGAGCGCACTGGGGGATTTCGTGGATGAGGGCCGGGCCCGGGAATGGGTGATCCGTCAGTTCTCCCACCCCCAGGCGATTCTGGTCAACAGTGGTAAGGCCACACTGGACGATGTCTATGAGCAGGTTAGCGATGCCCGCTACATGGAGCGCAATGACGATGGCTCCTACATCATCCGGTTGCCACTGGTGGTGCGTCCGGGTGCAACCCTGGAAATCCGGGACCAGACCCTGCGCCTGTCCGAAGAGCGGGGCGCCTTTATTGCCAACGACAGCTTTCTGTTCGTGATCGACAGCACCATTGTTGGCTGGCGCGAGAAGAGCGGGGCGCCGGCCGTGTTCCAGAAAAAGTCCAATTTCCGGCCGTTCTTTGTCGGCTGGGGCGGTAGCGAGACGTTTGTGCTGGGCTCGGAGTTCGCCCACCTGGGTTACAACCAGAGTAAGTCCTACGGCTTTTCAATTGCTCAGTACTCCAAGTACGACAACGCCCGGCTCAAGCGCTCCGCGCCCCACGCCTGGCTGGTGGACTCCAAGTTCCGGGATATCTACTACGGCTTCTATTGCTACGAGGCGGAAGACGTCGCCATCGTCAATAACGTCTATGAAGACAACATCGTTTACGGCATTGATCCCCACGATTATTCCAGCAATCTGCTGATTGCCGGCAACGACGTCTACGGGACCAAGGAAAAGCACGGCATCATCATTTCCCGCCAGGTGAATGACAGCTGGATCCTGGACAACCACAGCCACGACAACGGCCTTTCGGGCATCGTGCTGGATCGCCAAAGCCGCAACAACGTGGTCGCCAACAATGTGGTGCACGACAACCAGGGTGACGGCATTGGCCTGTACGAATCGCCGGACAACCTGCTCTGGGGCAACCGCCTGGTGAACAACCTGCGCAACGGTATCCGGGTGCGTAACAGCACCGATGTCGGTGTGTACCACAACATTGCTGCGTTAAACGGAACCTTCGGTGTGCTAGGCCAGGTCAAGGACCTGTCCGCAACCGACCGGGACTTCGAAGAGGATTTCTACCACCAGGCGGTCTCGATGACGGTGGTGGGCGGCAAGCTGGCGGCCAATGCCAGTGGTCCGCTATCCACCGACAACCCTCAGTACATCGGGCTTTACGACGTCGACATGCGCTTTCCCCGTTCCGACGTGGGGATCCATTTCGATGGCGTGTTGGGGCGCTACCAGACCGAGATCTTCGATGCCCTGCTGAACCAGCAGCGGGCGGTTCGCGTGCAGCCAACCGCCACCACCGACTGA
- a CDS encoding MBOAT family O-acyltransferase: protein MVFSSNIFLFLFLPALLGLYYLTPFRHRSWVILLGSYSFYAWWRVDFLLLFVAVTLWNYLIGLGIHRAGLGTARARKWVGIGVAGNLATLGYFKYANFGVDSLNELFLSLGYQPLDLAHIILPIGISFYIFQAISYVVDVYRGDTEPTRRFVDFAAFIALFPQLIAGPVLRYKDLADQFTYRTHTLDKFGEGAVRFMQGFVKKVFIADSIAPLADGAFALTDPSTADAWLGILAYTAQLYFDFSGYSDMAIGLGLMMGFRFPENFNQPYISQSITEFWRRWHISLSSWLRDYLYIPLGGNRNGTVSTYRNLLLTMLLGGLWHGANWTFLLWGAWHGGLLAVERALGVSGSARQFRVSRWVMTFLFIMLGWVTFRAASIDEAFGFYQALFSFDGLGLSAAYMQDIRGLNLAILVLAYAVVLMMGLRDRLQWSFDTAILGRLRAALPVVLVPVFLLTVLKLSAESFSPFLYFQF from the coding sequence ATGGTTTTTTCATCCAACATTTTTCTGTTCCTGTTTTTACCGGCCCTTCTCGGTCTGTACTACCTGACGCCGTTCCGGCATCGGTCCTGGGTTATTCTGCTGGGCAGTTACTCGTTCTATGCCTGGTGGCGGGTCGATTTCCTGCTGCTGTTTGTGGCCGTGACCCTGTGGAACTACCTGATCGGTCTGGGCATCCATCGGGCCGGACTGGGTACTGCCCGGGCCCGCAAGTGGGTGGGTATCGGCGTAGCCGGCAACCTCGCGACACTGGGCTACTTCAAGTACGCCAACTTCGGTGTCGACAGTCTGAATGAGTTGTTCCTGTCGCTGGGCTACCAGCCGCTGGATCTGGCCCACATCATCCTGCCCATCGGCATTTCGTTCTACATCTTCCAGGCCATTTCCTACGTGGTGGATGTGTATCGGGGCGACACTGAGCCGACCCGGCGCTTCGTGGATTTTGCCGCCTTTATCGCGTTGTTCCCTCAGCTGATCGCCGGGCCGGTGCTGCGCTACAAGGACCTGGCGGACCAGTTTACCTATCGCACCCACACCCTCGACAAGTTCGGTGAAGGTGCCGTCCGGTTCATGCAGGGTTTCGTCAAGAAGGTGTTCATTGCCGATTCCATCGCGCCCCTGGCCGATGGCGCGTTCGCGCTGACTGATCCATCAACAGCGGACGCCTGGCTCGGCATTCTGGCGTACACCGCCCAGCTCTATTTCGATTTCTCCGGCTACTCGGATATGGCCATTGGCCTCGGCCTGATGATGGGCTTCCGTTTTCCGGAGAACTTCAACCAGCCCTACATCAGCCAGAGCATTACCGAGTTCTGGCGGCGCTGGCACATCAGTCTGTCGAGCTGGCTGCGTGATTACCTGTACATCCCGCTGGGCGGGAATCGCAACGGCACGGTCAGCACCTACCGCAATTTGTTGCTGACCATGCTGCTGGGCGGCCTTTGGCATGGCGCGAACTGGACCTTCCTGCTGTGGGGTGCGTGGCACGGTGGTTTGCTGGCGGTGGAACGGGCCCTGGGTGTCAGTGGCAGTGCCCGACAGTTCCGGGTCAGCCGCTGGGTGATGACCTTCCTGTTCATCATGCTGGGTTGGGTGACCTTCCGGGCTGCCAGCATTGACGAGGCCTTCGGGTTTTACCAGGCGCTGTTCAGTTTTGATGGCCTGGGCCTCAGTGCCGCCTATATGCAGGACATCCGGGGGCTGAACCTGGCCATTCTGGTGCTGGCCTATGCGGTGGTACTGATGATGGGCCTGCGTGATCGCCTGCAGTGGTCATTCGATACCGCCATCCTCGGCCGCCTGCGTGCCGCCCTGCCGGTGGTGCTGGTGCCGGTGTTCCTGCTGACGGTTCTGAAATTGTCGGCGGAAAGCTTTTCACCGTTTCTCTACTTCCAGTTCTGA
- a CDS encoding alginate O-acetyltransferase, producing MLTTSRKITACVFIAIVLGLGALSLRSLDDYSPKGSQDKGLDPVNGELARDVESHYDDGFPVRELGTNLWAAINYTVFEEGRPGVAVGEQEWLFTDEELYLGTESPAVIDRNLERVRAVVNHLQAEGVPVALLVVPAKARLYSDKLGDLQPVPEMRALYQRFLTQMQPAPVVAPDLLPTLADARAQGTQVFLRTDTHWTPAGADVFARSAATAIQTAFGGQSWDDTRFKTSLGETHKHEGDLLTYLPLEPLFPNMGPAPDTLTERSTAPVKKAGTTAESLFAENSADVVLVGTSYSANPLWDFPGALKRHLGRDLINVSDEGQGPFQPMTEYLRSDEFRNHPPELVIWEFPERYLAQPVQSEATLAWFERRDNLLAQGDSPSRPSMQ from the coding sequence ATGCTTACCACATCACGAAAAATCACTGCCTGTGTGTTCATTGCCATTGTCCTCGGCCTCGGTGCGCTGTCGCTGCGGTCACTTGACGACTACAGCCCGAAGGGCAGCCAGGACAAGGGACTGGACCCGGTTAACGGCGAGTTGGCTCGCGACGTTGAGAGCCACTACGACGACGGTTTTCCGGTGCGGGAACTGGGCACCAATTTATGGGCCGCGATCAATTACACGGTGTTCGAGGAAGGCCGGCCTGGCGTCGCCGTTGGCGAACAGGAGTGGCTGTTTACTGATGAGGAACTGTACCTGGGAACCGAGAGTCCGGCCGTGATCGATCGCAACCTGGAGCGGGTCCGGGCAGTGGTGAACCACCTTCAGGCCGAGGGGGTTCCGGTGGCCTTGCTGGTGGTGCCGGCCAAGGCCCGGCTGTATTCGGATAAGCTCGGTGACCTGCAACCGGTTCCTGAGATGCGCGCCCTGTACCAGCGTTTTCTGACGCAGATGCAGCCGGCGCCGGTGGTGGCGCCGGATCTGCTGCCAACCCTGGCGGATGCCAGGGCCCAGGGCACTCAGGTGTTTCTGCGTACCGATACCCACTGGACCCCGGCCGGTGCCGATGTGTTTGCCCGCTCCGCAGCGACGGCAATCCAGACCGCGTTTGGCGGTCAGTCCTGGGACGACACCCGATTCAAGACGTCGCTGGGGGAGACCCATAAGCACGAAGGCGACCTGCTGACTTATCTGCCGCTGGAACCGCTGTTTCCGAACATGGGCCCAGCACCGGATACCCTCACGGAGCGGTCAACCGCGCCGGTGAAAAAAGCCGGCACCACCGCCGAGAGTCTGTTTGCTGAAAACTCGGCGGACGTGGTGCTGGTCGGCACCAGCTACAGCGCCAACCCACTGTGGGATTTTCCCGGTGCCCTGAAACGCCATCTTGGCCGCGACCTGATCAATGTGTCCGATGAGGGGCAGGGGCCTTTTCAACCCATGACCGAGTATCTGCGGTCTGATGAATTCCGGAATCACCCACCTGAACTTGTGATCTGGGAATTTCCCGAACGCTACCTGGCCCAGCCGGTGCAGTCAGAGGCCACGCTGGCCTGGTTTGAGCGTCGGGATAATCTGTTGGCTCAGGGCGACAGCCCGAGCCGGCCATCCATGCAATGA